The following are encoded in a window of Massilia sp. R2A-15 genomic DNA:
- a CDS encoding ABC transporter ATP-binding protein has product MALLNFNVEENPRKAYASMGILLIGLIIFPFFAAQFGNSWVRIIDIALLYIMLALGLNIVVGFAGLLDLGYIAFFAVGAYLTGLLASPQFAQLLESVVNYNPALGNALVTMMGPDIVQNGIHLSVWIIVPLAAMVAGLFGALLGAPTLKLRGDYLAIVTLGFGEIIRIFMNNLNDPINFTNGPQGINLIDPIRIFAVNLAGEPGSRANVVLGGFSMPSVNAYYFLFLLLCIAIVFVTTRLQHSRLGRAWVAIREDEIAAKAMGINTRNIKLLAFSMGASFGGVAGAMFASFQGFVSPESFSLTESIAVLAMVVLGGIGHIPGVIMGGVLLAALPEVLRHVVEPVQMAVFGKVVIESEVLRQLLYGLALVLIMLNRPAGLWPSPKHEDRPEAAETNKGEAFPA; this is encoded by the coding sequence ATGGCACTGCTTAATTTCAACGTCGAGGAAAATCCGCGCAAGGCGTATGCCAGCATGGGCATCCTGCTGATCGGCCTGATCATCTTCCCGTTCTTCGCCGCCCAGTTCGGCAACTCGTGGGTCCGCATCATCGACATCGCGCTGCTGTACATCATGCTGGCGCTGGGACTGAATATCGTGGTCGGCTTCGCCGGCCTGCTCGACCTCGGCTACATCGCGTTCTTCGCGGTCGGCGCCTACCTGACCGGCCTGCTGGCCTCGCCGCAGTTCGCCCAGCTGCTCGAATCGGTGGTCAACTACAACCCGGCGCTGGGCAACGCGCTGGTGACGATGATGGGTCCGGACATCGTGCAGAACGGCATCCACCTGTCGGTGTGGATCATCGTGCCGCTGGCGGCGATGGTGGCCGGCCTGTTCGGCGCCTTGCTCGGCGCGCCGACCCTGAAGCTGCGCGGCGACTACCTGGCGATCGTCACGCTCGGTTTCGGCGAGATCATCCGCATCTTCATGAACAACCTGAACGATCCGATCAACTTCACCAACGGCCCGCAAGGCATCAACCTGATCGACCCGATCCGGATCTTCGCGGTCAACCTGGCAGGCGAGCCGGGCTCGCGCGCCAACGTGGTGCTGGGCGGCTTCTCGATGCCGTCGGTGAACGCCTACTACTTCCTGTTCCTGCTGCTGTGCATCGCGATCGTGTTCGTCACCACGCGACTGCAGCACTCGCGCCTGGGCCGCGCCTGGGTGGCGATCCGCGAAGACGAAATCGCCGCCAAGGCGATGGGCATCAACACCCGCAACATCAAGCTGCTGGCGTTCTCGATGGGCGCCTCGTTCGGCGGCGTCGCCGGCGCCATGTTCGCGTCCTTCCAGGGCTTCGTCTCGCCCGAGTCGTTCTCGCTGACCGAGTCGATCGCCGTGCTGGCAATGGTGGTGCTGGGCGGCATCGGCCACATCCCGGGCGTGATTATGGGCGGCGTGCTGCTCGCGGCGCTGCCGGAAGTGCTGCGCCACGTGGTCGAGCCGGTCCAGATGGCCGTCTTCGGCAAGGTCGTGATCGAGTCCGAAGTGCTGCGCCAGCTGCTGTACGGCCTGGCGCTGGTGCTGATCATGCTGAACCGCCCGGCCGGCCTGTGGCCGTCGCCGAAACACGAAGACCGGCCCGAAGCCGCTGAAACCAACAAGGGCGAAGCGTTCCCGGCCTGA
- a CDS encoding branched-chain amino acid ABC transporter permease — translation MDTFIQQIINGLVLGSMYALIALGYTMVYGVLNLINFAHGDVLMIGAMVGLTILKLLETFVPGLPGYVDLFIAIAGAIPACILVNIIIERVAYRRLRNAPRLAPLITAIGVSILLQTFAMMIWGRSPLPFPQLLATEPIMIGGALISQTQLLLLVLAALAMVGLVYLVEKTKMGRAMRAVAENPRVAGLMGVDSNMVIVATFAIGAALAAVAGVMWGANYASIAFAMGTLPGLKAFCAAVLGGIGNIYGAMVGGILLGIIESLGAGYIGDLTGGFLGSHYQDIFAFVVLIIVLTIRPSGIMGERVADRA, via the coding sequence ATGGATACTTTTATCCAACAGATCATCAACGGTCTGGTGCTGGGCAGCATGTACGCCCTGATCGCGCTGGGCTACACGATGGTGTACGGTGTGCTGAACCTGATTAACTTCGCCCACGGCGACGTGCTGATGATCGGCGCGATGGTCGGCCTGACCATCCTGAAACTCCTCGAAACCTTCGTGCCCGGCCTGCCTGGCTACGTTGACCTGTTCATCGCGATTGCCGGCGCGATTCCCGCCTGCATCCTGGTGAATATCATCATCGAACGGGTCGCCTACCGCCGCCTGCGCAACGCGCCGCGGCTCGCCCCGCTGATCACCGCGATCGGCGTGTCGATCCTGCTGCAGACCTTCGCGATGATGATCTGGGGCCGCAGCCCGCTGCCTTTCCCGCAATTGCTGGCGACCGAGCCGATCATGATTGGCGGCGCCCTGATTTCGCAGACCCAGCTGCTGCTGCTGGTGCTGGCCGCGCTGGCGATGGTCGGCCTGGTGTACCTGGTGGAAAAAACCAAGATGGGCCGGGCCATGCGCGCCGTGGCTGAAAACCCGCGCGTCGCCGGCCTGATGGGTGTCGATTCGAACATGGTGATCGTCGCCACCTTCGCCATCGGCGCCGCGCTGGCGGCCGTCGCCGGCGTGATGTGGGGCGCCAACTACGCGTCGATCGCGTTTGCGATGGGCACCCTGCCTGGCCTGAAGGCGTTCTGCGCCGCGGTGCTGGGCGGCATCGGCAACATCTACGGCGCGATGGTCGGCGGCATCCTGCTCGGCATCATCGAGAGCCTGGGCGCCGGTTACATCGGCGACCTGACCGGCGGCTTCCTCGGCAGCCACTACCAGGACATCTTCGCCTTCGTGGTGCTCATCATTGTCCTCACGATCCGGCCGTCCGGCATCATGGGCGAACGCGTGGCCGACCGCGCCTGA
- the ispH gene encoding 4-hydroxy-3-methylbut-2-enyl diphosphate reductase yields the protein MDSEILLAQPRGFCAGVDRAIEIVERALQQFGAPIYVRHEIVHNAYVVADLRAKGAIFIEDLDDVPAGHTLVFSAHGVPKSVRAEAAARGLSIFDATCPLVTKVHVEVSKMRKQGCEVVMIGHDGHPEVEGTMGQAEEGMHLVETVADVAGLQVANPDQLAYVSQTTLSVDDTAEVIAALKARFPNIIEPKKGDICYATTNRQEAVKFMAPQVELVIVVGSPNSSNSNRLREVAEKKGTPAYMIDNASQIDPKWLEGKLRIGVTAGASAPEVLVQAVIDRLKELGAKSVRTLDGVEEHVTFPLPKGLDGAKPQA from the coding sequence ATGGACAGCGAAATTCTCCTAGCCCAGCCGCGCGGTTTCTGCGCCGGCGTCGACCGCGCCATCGAAATCGTCGAACGCGCCCTGCAGCAGTTCGGCGCGCCGATCTACGTGCGCCACGAAATCGTCCACAATGCTTACGTCGTCGCCGATCTGCGCGCAAAAGGCGCAATCTTCATCGAAGACCTCGATGACGTCCCGGCCGGGCACACGCTGGTGTTTTCCGCCCACGGCGTGCCGAAGTCGGTGCGCGCCGAGGCTGCCGCGCGCGGCCTGTCGATTTTCGACGCCACCTGTCCGCTGGTGACCAAGGTGCACGTCGAAGTGTCCAAGATGCGCAAGCAGGGCTGCGAGGTGGTGATGATCGGCCACGACGGCCACCCCGAGGTCGAAGGCACGATGGGCCAGGCCGAGGAGGGCATGCACCTGGTCGAAACCGTCGCCGATGTCGCCGGCCTGCAGGTCGCCAATCCGGACCAGCTGGCCTATGTGTCGCAAACCACGCTGTCGGTGGACGACACGGCCGAAGTCATCGCCGCCCTGAAAGCGCGGTTCCCGAACATCATCGAGCCGAAGAAGGGCGACATCTGCTACGCCACCACCAACCGCCAGGAAGCCGTGAAGTTCATGGCGCCGCAGGTGGAACTGGTGATCGTCGTCGGCAGCCCGAACAGCTCGAACTCGAACCGCCTGCGCGAAGTGGCCGAAAAGAAGGGTACGCCGGCCTACATGATCGACAACGCCTCGCAAATCGATCCGAAGTGGCTCGAAGGCAAGCTGCGGATCGGCGTCACGGCCGGCGCCTCTGCCCCGGAAGTGCTGGTGCAGGCCGTGATCGACCGCCTGAAGGAACTGGGCGCGAAGAGCGTGCGCACCCTGGACGGCGTCGAGGAACACGTCACCTTCCCGTTGCCGAAGGGCCTGGACGGCGCCAAGCCACAAGCCTAG
- a CDS encoding peptidylprolyl isomerase, giving the protein MTQASPAVVTDSAYLTLHYRLATADGTDIVTTFAGNPATLMLGQGQLAPFLEQRLLGMAEGAHQTFQLAAGEGFGERNPDMIQAVSRATLDDNSAPGAEYQVGDLVDFAAPGGGRFAGVLREFTDSGAIFDFNHPLAGKPLLFEVKLISVL; this is encoded by the coding sequence ATGACCCAAGCGTCTCCAGCCGTCGTCACCGACTCGGCCTACCTCACCCTGCATTATCGGCTCGCCACCGCGGACGGTACTGATATCGTCACTACCTTTGCCGGAAATCCCGCCACCCTGATGCTGGGCCAGGGCCAGCTCGCGCCCTTCCTCGAGCAGCGCCTGCTCGGCATGGCCGAAGGCGCCCACCAGACCTTTCAGCTGGCCGCCGGCGAAGGCTTCGGCGAGCGCAACCCGGACATGATCCAGGCCGTGTCGCGCGCCACTCTCGACGACAATTCCGCGCCGGGCGCCGAATACCAGGTCGGCGACCTGGTCGATTTCGCCGCGCCGGGCGGCGGCCGCTTCGCCGGCGTGCTGCGCGAATTCACCGACAGCGGCGCCATCTTCGACTTCAACCATCCGCTGGCCGGCAAGCCGTTGCTGTTTGAAGTGAAACTGATTTCCGTGTTGTGA
- the radC gene encoding DNA repair protein RadC, protein MGINHWPAQQRPRERLIADGARSLSNAELLAVFLRVGVQGMDAVQLGDNLLKHFGSINALFNASLAEFSGLHGLGPAKFAQLQAVMELAQRAIGEQLQAGHALGSPEAVKLYLRMKMSQQTHESFVVLFLDVKNRLIACEEMFRGTLTHTSVYPREVVKAALKHNAAGLMLAHNHPSGTPEPSESDLLLTRALVQALALVDVRILDHFVVAGPQVHSFAEHGQI, encoded by the coding sequence ATGGGAATCAACCACTGGCCCGCCCAGCAGCGCCCGCGCGAGCGCCTGATCGCCGACGGCGCCCGCTCGCTGTCGAATGCCGAACTGCTGGCGGTATTCCTGCGCGTCGGCGTCCAGGGCATGGACGCGGTCCAGCTCGGCGACAATCTGCTCAAGCACTTCGGCTCGATCAACGCCCTGTTCAACGCCAGCCTGGCCGAATTCTCCGGGCTGCACGGGCTCGGGCCGGCCAAGTTCGCCCAGTTGCAGGCGGTGATGGAGCTGGCCCAGCGCGCCATCGGCGAACAGCTGCAGGCGGGCCACGCGCTCGGCTCGCCCGAAGCGGTCAAGCTCTACCTGCGCATGAAGATGAGCCAGCAAACCCACGAATCCTTCGTGGTGTTGTTTTTGGACGTCAAAAACCGCCTGATCGCCTGCGAGGAAATGTTTCGCGGCACCCTCACCCACACCAGCGTCTATCCGCGCGAAGTGGTCAAGGCGGCGCTGAAACACAACGCGGCCGGCCTGATGCTGGCGCACAACCATCCGTCCGGCACGCCCGAGCCGAGCGAGTCCGACCTGCTGCTCACGCGCGCGCTGGTGCAGGCGCTGGCCCTGGTGGACGTGCGCATCCTCGACCATTTCGTCGTGGCCGGCCCGCAGGTTCATTCATTTGCGGAACATGGTCAAATCTAG
- the rpmB gene encoding 50S ribosomal protein L28, which yields MARVCQVTGKGPMVGNNVSHANNKTKRRFLPNLQNRRIYVESENRWVSLRLSNAGLRVIDKVGIDAVLVDMRARGEKV from the coding sequence ATGGCACGTGTTTGCCAAGTAACTGGCAAGGGTCCGATGGTTGGCAACAACGTCTCCCACGCTAACAACAAAACGAAACGTCGTTTCCTGCCTAACTTGCAGAACCGTCGTATCTACGTGGAATCGGAAAACCGCTGGGTCTCCCTGCGCTTGTCCAACGCCGGTCTGCGCGTCATCGACAAAGTCGGCATCGATGCCGTCCTGGTCGACATGCGCGCCCGTGGCGAAAAAGTTTAA
- the rpmG gene encoding 50S ribosomal protein L33, with amino-acid sequence MMAKTGRDKIKLESTAGTGHFYTTDKNKRTMPAKMEIMKFDPKARKHVMYKETKIK; translated from the coding sequence ATCATGGCAAAAACTGGCCGCGACAAAATCAAGCTGGAATCGACCGCAGGTACGGGTCACTTCTACACCACCGACAAGAACAAGCGCACGATGCCTGCCAAAATGGAGATCATGAAGTTCGATCCGAAGGCACGTAAGCATGTCATGTACAAAGAAACCAAGATCAAGTAA
- a CDS encoding penicillin acylase family protein, which translates to MPMKRLLPSLLSILLAGAAVAAPEQTIKVAGLDKGAEILVDKWGVPHIYAQSQDDAFFAQGFNAARARLFQIDLWRRRGLGELSSVFGPSYIEQDKATRLFLYRGDMRKEWASYGKDAQRISERFVAGINAYVDYTAQNPAALPFEFRQLGYAPAKWKAEDVVRIRSHGLTRNLTLEVARAAVACKAGLAADQVRSTLQPAWQTEVPAGLDPCLPAGLLDVFKLATDNVIFGKSPTIAALDPEQRMEGSNNWVVAPSKSATGRPIMANDPHRAYSAPSLRYIAHLNAPGMNVIGAGEPALPGISIGHNGTIAFGLTIFSIDQEDLYVYETNPANPMQYKYRGQWENFKVLKESIPVKGGMAATAEMMFSRHGPVIFTEAAKHRAFAVRSGWLEAGMAPYFGSIDYMQAKNFEQFRKAMLNWGAPTENQVYADTSGNIGWVAGGLTPIRPNWDGLLPVPGDGRYEWNGFLTGDKLPSSFNPKKGWFASANEMNLPDGYPVAQYKLGFEWPNNARRARIGEVLDGKAKVSIDDSMRLQNDLVSIPARRMLALLAPLKTNEPKARAALALLRGWDAVESSQSPQAALFEVWWSRHLNQAYVSAVADPKAAPLIKTADITAMMNALERPAARFGRRAKTRRDELLLSSLGAAYAELEREGGPDPKAWQWGRLHYSYYAHPMSTLTDSLRTKLNVGPFPAQGGANTVNQSSYRTSDFLKINGPSFRVVVDVGNWDNSRAMNTPGQSGDPDNPHYRDLAASWGKGDYFPLLYSRKLIEAATESTIRLQPAR; encoded by the coding sequence ATGCCGATGAAGCGCCTGCTGCCGTCCTTGCTGTCGATCCTTCTTGCCGGCGCCGCCGTGGCGGCCCCGGAACAGACCATCAAAGTGGCCGGCCTCGACAAAGGCGCGGAAATCCTGGTCGATAAATGGGGCGTGCCGCACATCTATGCGCAAAGCCAGGACGACGCCTTTTTCGCGCAGGGTTTCAACGCGGCGCGCGCCCGGCTGTTCCAGATCGACCTATGGCGCCGCCGCGGCCTGGGCGAACTGTCGTCCGTGTTCGGCCCTTCTTATATAGAGCAGGACAAGGCGACCCGGTTGTTCCTGTACCGCGGCGACATGCGGAAGGAGTGGGCTTCGTACGGCAAGGACGCGCAGCGCATCAGCGAGCGCTTCGTCGCCGGCATCAACGCCTATGTGGACTACACGGCGCAGAACCCCGCGGCGCTGCCGTTCGAATTTCGCCAGTTGGGCTATGCGCCGGCCAAATGGAAGGCCGAGGACGTGGTCCGCATCCGCAGCCACGGCCTGACCCGCAACCTGACGCTCGAGGTGGCGCGCGCCGCAGTCGCCTGCAAGGCCGGGCTGGCGGCCGACCAGGTGCGCAGCACCTTGCAGCCGGCGTGGCAAACCGAGGTGCCCGCCGGTCTCGATCCCTGCCTGCCGGCCGGCCTGCTCGACGTGTTCAAGCTGGCCACCGACAACGTCATCTTCGGCAAGAGCCCGACCATCGCCGCGCTCGATCCCGAGCAGCGCATGGAGGGCAGCAATAACTGGGTGGTGGCGCCGTCGAAATCGGCGACCGGCCGGCCGATCATGGCGAACGATCCGCACCGCGCCTACTCGGCGCCGTCGCTGCGCTACATCGCCCACCTGAACGCGCCCGGCATGAACGTGATCGGCGCCGGCGAGCCCGCGCTGCCTGGCATCTCGATCGGCCACAACGGCACGATCGCCTTCGGCCTGACGATTTTCAGCATCGACCAGGAAGACCTGTACGTGTACGAGACGAACCCGGCCAACCCGATGCAGTACAAATACCGCGGCCAGTGGGAGAACTTCAAGGTGCTGAAGGAAAGCATCCCGGTCAAGGGCGGCATGGCGGCGACGGCCGAGATGATGTTCTCGCGGCACGGCCCGGTGATCTTCACCGAGGCGGCCAAGCATCGCGCGTTCGCGGTGCGCTCGGGCTGGCTGGAGGCGGGCATGGCGCCTTACTTCGGCAGCATCGATTACATGCAGGCGAAAAATTTCGAGCAGTTCAGGAAGGCCATGCTGAATTGGGGCGCGCCGACGGAGAACCAGGTCTATGCCGATACCAGCGGCAACATCGGCTGGGTGGCCGGCGGCCTGACGCCGATCCGGCCGAACTGGGACGGCCTGCTGCCGGTGCCGGGCGACGGGCGCTACGAGTGGAACGGCTTCCTGACGGGCGACAAGCTGCCGTCGAGCTTCAATCCGAAGAAGGGCTGGTTTGCTTCGGCCAATGAAATGAACCTGCCCGATGGCTATCCGGTGGCGCAGTACAAGCTGGGCTTCGAGTGGCCGAACAATGCGCGCCGCGCGCGCATCGGCGAAGTGCTCGATGGCAAAGCGAAAGTGTCGATCGACGACTCGATGCGCCTGCAGAACGACCTGGTGTCGATCCCGGCGCGGCGCATGCTGGCCTTGCTGGCGCCGTTGAAGACGAACGAGCCGAAGGCGCGCGCCGCGCTGGCGCTGCTGCGCGGCTGGGACGCGGTGGAATCGAGCCAGTCGCCGCAGGCCGCCCTGTTCGAAGTGTGGTGGTCGCGCCACCTGAACCAGGCGTATGTCAGCGCGGTGGCCGATCCGAAAGCGGCGCCGCTGATCAAGACCGCCGACATCACGGCAATGATGAACGCGCTCGAGCGTCCGGCGGCGCGTTTCGGCCGCCGCGCCAAGACCAGGCGCGACGAATTGCTGCTGTCCAGCCTGGGCGCCGCGTACGCCGAGCTGGAGCGGGAGGGCGGGCCGGATCCGAAGGCGTGGCAATGGGGGCGGCTGCACTACAGCTATTACGCGCACCCGATGAGTACGCTGACCGATTCCTTGCGCACCAAGCTGAACGTGGGTCCGTTCCCGGCGCAGGGCGGGGCGAACACGGTAAACCAGTCGAGCTACCGGACGAGCGATTTCCTGAAGATCAACGGGCCCTCGTTCCGAGTGGTGGTCGATGTGGGCAACTGGGACAATTCGCGCGCGATGAACACGCCGGGGCAGTCGGGCGACCCGGACAATCCGCACTACCGCGACCTGGCGGCAAGCTGGGGCAAGGGCGATTACTTCCCGCTGCTGTATTCGCGCAAGCTGATCGAGGCTGCAACCGAATCGACGATCCGGTTGCAGCCTGCGCGCTAG
- a CDS encoding DUF418 domain-containing protein produces MNTLTESPEKTELAPVQAAQRITALDAVRGFALLGICVMNIEFFNRAHATLSNGMPVGLTGIDWLASYFVAYFVAGKFWTIFSLLFGMGFAVMLTRAERAGRGFLKPYIRRIAALAAFGAAHHIFLFAGDILFSYAVAAVYLLVVLYANWKWLLAAIAVAFGLAFLPGWGPGAGSAAGVLAFSGLVAIYMRSGQEATGLSPMAVILGVVALIGALAAAVFWLAPGVPTEPRGPITAATVLFLILAFLAQKYRNPIEARPWRAGTAIYLLSFTMMTIGGAVDYFTPPEAPAAAVATAPAVAKAEPKKADAKAVPTKAEIKAKADAERQKQLKENAAEVATEIKVMSSGSYSELVRLRAKQFAEHAPMESGFASVLIGMFLLGTWFIRSGVMENTAAHLPLFRRFAFICLPIGIGIGVAGSLIATSHVPGAQHDGFMLARGLLMLGNLPACLGYVGMIVLMLNSRSIFSNVKVLAPFGRMALTNYLTQSLVMSLFFMGHGLAWYGMGRAWQLVFAAALCGVQIVFSHWWLARFRYGPAEWLWRAITYMKIPAMRIEPVAGGMQAQPSH; encoded by the coding sequence ATGAATACCCTGACGGAATCACCTGAAAAGACGGAACTGGCCCCGGTGCAGGCCGCCCAGCGCATCACGGCGCTCGATGCAGTGCGTGGCTTCGCCCTGCTCGGGATCTGCGTGATGAACATCGAGTTCTTTAATCGCGCCCACGCAACGCTCAGCAACGGGATGCCGGTCGGGCTGACCGGTATCGACTGGCTGGCTTCCTACTTTGTCGCCTACTTCGTGGCCGGCAAATTCTGGACCATCTTCTCGCTGTTGTTCGGCATGGGCTTCGCCGTGATGCTGACCCGGGCCGAGCGCGCCGGCCGCGGCTTCCTCAAGCCCTACATCCGGCGCATCGCCGCGCTGGCCGCGTTCGGTGCCGCGCATCATATCTTCCTGTTCGCCGGCGACATCCTGTTCAGCTACGCGGTCGCGGCGGTGTATTTGCTGGTCGTGCTGTATGCGAACTGGAAATGGCTGCTGGCGGCCATTGCGGTCGCCTTCGGCCTGGCCTTCCTTCCCGGCTGGGGACCTGGCGCCGGCTCGGCCGCCGGCGTGCTGGCGTTTTCCGGCCTCGTCGCCATCTACATGCGCTCCGGGCAAGAAGCCACCGGCCTGTCGCCGATGGCCGTCATCCTGGGTGTCGTCGCACTGATCGGCGCGCTGGCCGCAGCCGTGTTCTGGCTGGCTCCCGGCGTACCGACCGAGCCGCGCGGCCCGATCACCGCAGCCACGGTGCTGTTCCTGATCCTCGCCTTCCTCGCGCAAAAGTACCGCAATCCGATCGAAGCGCGGCCATGGCGCGCCGGCACGGCGATCTACCTGCTGTCGTTTACGATGATGACCATCGGCGGCGCCGTGGACTACTTCACTCCGCCGGAAGCGCCGGCTGCCGCAGTGGCTACCGCGCCGGCAGTTGCCAAGGCCGAGCCGAAAAAAGCCGACGCCAAGGCCGTGCCGACCAAGGCCGAGATAAAGGCGAAAGCCGACGCGGAGCGCCAGAAGCAGCTGAAGGAGAACGCAGCTGAAGTGGCCACCGAAATCAAGGTCATGAGCAGTGGCAGCTACTCCGAGCTGGTCAGGCTGCGCGCGAAACAGTTCGCCGAACATGCGCCGATGGAGTCCGGTTTCGCCAGCGTGCTGATCGGCATGTTCTTGCTGGGCACGTGGTTCATCCGTTCGGGCGTGATGGAAAATACGGCCGCCCACCTGCCCCTGTTCCGCCGGTTCGCGTTTATCTGCCTGCCGATCGGGATCGGCATTGGCGTGGCCGGCAGCCTGATCGCCACCAGCCATGTGCCGGGCGCGCAGCATGACGGTTTCATGCTGGCCCGCGGCCTGCTCATGCTGGGCAACCTGCCGGCCTGCCTCGGCTATGTCGGCATGATCGTGCTGATGCTCAACAGCCGTTCGATCTTCTCGAATGTGAAGGTGCTTGCGCCGTTCGGCCGCATGGCGCTGACCAACTACCTGACGCAGTCGCTGGTGATGTCGCTGTTCTTCATGGGCCATGGCCTGGCGTGGTACGGGATGGGACGCGCATGGCAGCTGGTGTTTGCTGCGGCGCTGTGCGGCGTGCAGATCGTGTTCAGCCACTGGTGGCTGGCGCGCTTCCGCTACGGTCCTGCCGAATGGCTGTGGCGCGCGATCACCTATATGAAGATTCCGGCAATGCGGATCGAACCGGTTGCCGGCGGCATGCAGGCGCAGCCGAGCCACTAA
- a CDS encoding fatty acid desaturase, producing MLQAVLGFLDGGIVGLSAWQVVFYTLAVTHITIASVTIYLHRHQAHRALELHAIPSHFFRFWLWLTTGQVTKEWAAIHRKHHAKCDTEEDPHSPVTRGIKKVFFEGAELYRAESKNKETMEKYGHGTPTDWIERNLYTRFSWQGVVLQLFINVALFGVIGVTIWAVQMMWIPVMAAGVINGIGHWWGYRNYDCADAATNIIPFGILIGGEELHNNHHTFATSAKLSSKWYEFDIGWLYIRILETLGLAKVRKVAPEPKFEHGKLVADFDTLQSVIANRYDVMAKYAKSFKHAWHEEVLHLRAKPELELRFLKSSRKLLQREPAKLEAPQKQQLVQLFEHSKALETMHHMRVELGAIWERSHFTRDQLLHQLQDWCARAEASGIKSLQEFSLRLRSYA from the coding sequence ATGTTGCAAGCGGTGCTTGGATTTCTCGACGGCGGTATCGTCGGCCTGTCCGCGTGGCAGGTGGTTTTCTACACCCTCGCGGTAACGCACATCACGATCGCCAGCGTTACAATCTATCTGCACCGCCACCAGGCGCACCGCGCGCTGGAGCTGCACGCCATCCCAAGTCACTTCTTCCGTTTCTGGCTGTGGCTGACGACCGGCCAGGTCACCAAGGAGTGGGCTGCGATTCACCGCAAACACCATGCCAAGTGCGATACCGAAGAGGATCCGCACAGCCCCGTCACGCGCGGCATCAAGAAGGTGTTTTTCGAAGGCGCCGAACTGTATCGCGCCGAGTCCAAGAATAAAGAGACCATGGAGAAGTACGGCCATGGCACGCCGACCGACTGGATCGAGCGCAACCTCTACACCCGCTTCTCCTGGCAGGGCGTGGTGCTGCAGCTGTTCATCAACGTCGCCCTGTTCGGCGTGATCGGCGTGACCATCTGGGCCGTCCAGATGATGTGGATTCCCGTGATGGCCGCCGGCGTGATCAACGGCATCGGCCACTGGTGGGGCTATCGCAACTACGATTGCGCCGACGCCGCGACCAACATCATCCCGTTCGGCATCCTGATCGGCGGCGAAGAGCTGCACAACAACCACCATACGTTCGCGACCTCGGCCAAGCTGTCGTCCAAGTGGTACGAGTTCGACATCGGCTGGCTGTACATCCGCATCCTCGAGACGCTGGGTCTGGCCAAGGTGCGCAAGGTGGCGCCGGAGCCGAAGTTCGAGCACGGCAAGCTGGTAGCCGACTTCGACACGCTGCAGTCGGTGATCGCCAACCGTTACGACGTGATGGCCAAGTACGCCAAGTCGTTCAAGCACGCCTGGCATGAAGAAGTGCTGCACCTGCGCGCCAAGCCGGAGCTGGAGTTGCGCTTCCTGAAGTCGTCGCGCAAGCTGTTGCAGCGCGAGCCGGCCAAGCTGGAAGCGCCGCAGAAGCAGCAACTGGTGCAGCTGTTTGAGCACAGCAAGGCGCTCGAGACGATGCACCACATGCGCGTCGAACTGGGCGCGATCTGGGAGCGTTCGCACTTCACGCGCGACCAGCTGCTGCATCAGCTGCAAGACTGGTGCGCGCGCGCCGAAGCGTCGGGCATCAAGTCGCTGCAGGAGTTCTCGCTGCGCCTGCGTAGCTACGCGTAA